A section of the Larus michahellis chromosome 1, bLarMic1.1, whole genome shotgun sequence genome encodes:
- the GPA33 gene encoding cell surface A33 antigen — MRRMAMKSLWLFIFGTILVTAHALTVEAPAKETQVARGNNVTLVCHFKTEAPIHSGDVVVWRKINSADDAVTRYFDGLVQYGRGYENRIQFSGDISQGDISITINAVTMEDNGTYACNVRLRNDPPRQTATLALFVLVAPSKPECQILGTPEYGQTINLTCISHEGSPKPRYTWQSFNVQNEPRVLQRTEGEQITLKNISADTSGFYICTSANTVGKESCNMTVSVVPPSMNIALYAGIIGGAVAAIIVIGILAYCCCCRVEKDQDYEMTEQEDRKEPSNKTPTRNQNAEEDY, encoded by the exons TTCTGGTGACTGCTCATGCCCTCACTGTGGAAGCACCTGCCAAGGAAACACAGGTGGCACGAGGGAACAACGTTACTCTTGTCTGTCATTTCAAAACGGAGGCTCCTATTCACTCAGGAGACGTTGTTGTCTGGAGGAAAATCAATAGTGCG GATGATGCGGTCACTAGGTATTTTGATGGACTTGTACAGTATGGCAGAGGCTATGAAAACCGTATACAGTTTAGTGGTGATATAAGCCAAGGGGACATCAGTATCACCATCAATGCAGTGACCATGGAAGACAATGGGACATATGCATGCAACGTTCGTCTACGGAATGACCCCCCCAGACAGACTGCAACCTTGGCTCTTTTTGTCCTTG ttgcACCATCCAAGCCAGAATGCCAGATTTTGGGGACACCAGAATACGGACAGACAATCAATCTGACCTGCATTTCTCATGAGGGCTCCCCAAAGCCCAGATATACCTGGCAAAGCTTCAATGTACAAAATGAGCCCCGTGTACTACAAAGAACAGAAG GGGAACAAATAACTCTGAAGAACATCTCAGCAGATACTTCTGGCTTTTACATCTGCACTTCAGCAAACACTGTGGGAAAGGAATCTTGCAACATGACAGTCAGCGTTGTGCCAC CATCCATGAACATAGCTCTTTACGCTGGCATCATTGGTGGAGCTGTTGCTGCAATTATAGTTATTGGTATTTTAGCCTATTGCTGCTGCTGTCGGGTGGAGAAAGACCAGGACTATGAGATGAC GGAGCAAGAAGATAGAAAGGAACCCTCTAACAAGACGCCTACAAGGAATCAGAATGCTGAGGAGGACTACTGA
- the MAEL gene encoding protein maelstrom homolog: MAHRRGCRSSYYFFAREQLPELQRRGLPVTRVVDAIPYCSQAWALLTQEEKMIYKEKAHKWNKKKCSQKTVKETCNLAHPVPASLTEKMPSVTSLPDASAMSWENDQAVIADIFYFLNIYSHGKLPSHCEQRFLPCEIGCVRYSLRDGIMADFHHFIDPEVPPRGFRYHCQAASDATHKIPISGSHLSRTCYAVVLQELLEFVQPARGVRPYFYCRSNDRFRINWCLNRMASITGIESHLELLAVEDLVLEMYRKKYQKEPSKTWLCRELDAVLWDFSSNTRCKWHEENDILCCALASCKKIAYCISKSLASVYGVSLTAAHLPLQDSDYGESTNTKMVILDTARFQKMKAEGSGCDRRFASPSQDQEFLPSNCDSPRGAKTSLYGISTMRGRGITRLLKSASDLSKSFSN; encoded by the exons ATGGCGcaccgcaggggctgccgcagctcCTACTATTTCTTCGCGCGCGAACAGCTGCCCGAGCTGCAGCGGCGCGGGCTGCCCGTCACCCGCGTGGTCGACGCCATCCCCTACTGCTCCCAGGCCTGGGCG TTGCTGACTCAAGAAGAAAAGATGATATATAAAGAGAAGGCTCATAAgtggaataaaaagaaatgctctCAGAAGACAGTGAAAGAG aCATGTAATCTGGCTCATCCAGTTCCTGCTTCTCTGACCGAAAAGATGCCCAGTGTTACTTCTCTTCCAGATGCCTCTGCAATGTCCTGGGAGAACGATCAGG ctgtgatTGCAGACATCTTCTACTTCCTGAACATTTACAGCCATGGCAAGTTGCCATCCCACTGTGAGCAGCGCTTCCTTCCTTGTGAGATTGGGTGTGTCAGGTACTCCCTACGGGATGGCATAATGGCTGATTTCCATCACTTCATAGATCCAG aagtaCCACCACGTGGTTTTCGGTACCACTGCCAGGCTGCTA GTGATGCCACTCATAAGATCCCTATATCTGGATCTCATCTGTCACGTACTTGTTACGCAGTTGTCTTACAGGAACTTCTTGAGTTTGTCCAGCCAGCCCGAGGTGTTCGGCCTTACTTTTACTGCAGG TCTAATGACAGATTCCGAATTAACTGGTGCCTCAATCGAATGGCTAGCATAACAG GCATTGAGAGCCATCTGGAGCTTCTTGCCGTAGAAGACCTGGTACTAGAAATGTACCGGAAGAAATACCAAAAGGAGCCATCCAAGACTTGGTTGTGTAGAGAGCTGGATGCTGTCCTGTGGGATTTCTCCAGTAATACTAG GTGCAAGTGGCATGAAGAGAATGATATACTCTGCTGCGCTTTGGCGTCCTGTAAGAAGATTGC TTATTGCATCAGTAAATCTTTGGCTAGTGTTTATGGAGTTTCACTGACAGCAGCTCACCTACCTCTTCAAGATTCTGATTATGGTGAAAGCACAAATACCAAGATGGTGATACTGGATACTGCACGTTTTCAG AAAATGAAGGCTGAGGGTTCTGGATGTGACAGGCGTTTTGCTTCTCCAAGTCAGGATCAAGAGTTTCTCCCTTCTAATT GTGATTCTCCACGTGGTGCAAAGACTTCCCTTTATGGAATAAGTACCATGCGAGGAAGAGGAATTACACGATTGCTGAAAAGTGCATCTGATCTATCCAAGTCTTTCAGTAATTGA